From Plasmodium chabaudi chabaudi strain AS genome assembly, chromosome: 12, the proteins below share one genomic window:
- a CDS encoding CCR4 domain-containing protein 1, putative (term=annotation;date=20110506;qualifier=removed_product=endonuclease, putative;qualifier=added_product=carbon catabolite repressor protein 4, putative;qualifier=added_gene_name=ccr4;curatorName=ucb@sanger.ac.uk;~term=annotation;date=20190202;qualifier=removed_product=carbon catabolite repressor protein 4, putative;qualifier=added_product=ccr4 domain-containing protein 1, putative;qualifier=added_gene_name=ccr4-1;qualifier=added_GO:0005737;qualifier=added_GO:0030014;curatorName=ucb@sanger.ac.uk;~;query 1696-1696;GPI_cleavage_site_score=0.4644;~iprscan;InterPro:IPR005135 : Endonuclease/exonuclease/phosphatase;Pfam:PF03372; score= 2.4E-19;query 1341-1707;description=Endonuclease/exonuclease/phosphatase;~iprscan;InterPro:IPR036691 : Endonuclease/exonuclease/phosphatase superfamily;Superfamily:SSF56219; score=4.08E-37;query 1333-1717;description=Endonuclease/exonuclease/phosphatase superfamily), whose amino-acid sequence MENFSKKFFPSLYKKNKGNEIQISNNKSEDTSPKENNDIYNNNSPAKINEENILNYSNNNISNDIEYNYNTNEKYNLPRQGIGTTELVTTDTPSFQKTNEDATDLTGNCKREKNMTNLERSKNNNTTDDASKDLSKSDDTLINDSKNRKNKKDNITEVNKLNDINSKHDEKEVNEEDTQNLDVRDKNQKVIESQRNQGNKKNNINEDKHDEGNEKMENEKKKTNKEKIKNMDKDIKEENSNGYNMDDRNISINGEYVENMNNSENINIKKVQKKIKVKKIEINQNKKEIGFTKQGEVYQVIEVKEENDANVCNPISNDINSGIMLNASDKIIRNENNIGNKSPNIPMNTKNQNIIFNNLNNDHINMKLTQNKNNVTYYYSGNNNQNPYLIEINNPNKNLNEFESNAYKLGNNTIDTNECNNAKTKLQTIYASNNINTNLLNDNMLKHEGIEETYMNNINYNNYPSNGNINIIDTHENVSTILTTDNNAHNYNPNYYTNMFNDLNYGSRLNNNYISQNSNDETAINDADSYNNFPFMNTKIRTSVSSTLSNGQRSSIIKNRYNCIVDNKNNPNFGNEFFVYNNINNTYKDPVSNNDNLSNPNTSHYSAQNFENFPIGMNANDNNMHTSGVLTNSYSYMNPFNADNLSTSKNLDHFINSNISMFNGNISDNMPNRFINQPNLNFPNFNEKERNSNQHTSDEFVNDINYNDYDIYSASSNYAHNASQNNNSYTYGMNNISNNSRPSFFPNYNTNFNNERTSFLNKNTTANFVFNNIKRSDNINDISDEKNKLLDVLNSARSTIIIENGITDNNQLIPSFDMPTHNIETNENCAEKTKSGSIFDKKEDSKKNIHTVKIKKVNAANLGGQNMENDKDGKNGEEKNDCSKQSKGSLFDIVKKKKYVAEIIRCELIWGPAKNKEPITPVENCELHPVVIIKDELGNLYDDDEDNENNPIGKTVNIFYRWSRGPPRTVCFFHPQKIGHIQCTLTFRCFCSYECFMKGFEHVHKYYKSNGSINIPSHFNLHTYGVSCSSFDWENYDGNIEFDQTHYNGLINSGLVNISGKENWKVIHNERNYIPSLKDVGHQIMLETMILDKRAITYSSKSNSSDCCEDEDYQNSDQEESYNKSNIDNLKMDENFDSKYAQSSTNQDSETENPQKNNEKKLNDFNAGSIDNSDIAKVDKGDQTSTSHSSPTRNNKIRETNSADLNISNVDSQVSSTIDTTESSEKEPIAEKTLDSDENKTIPITTQNELAIKNAKNQITPEDNAKNKRNQIVSKKKDEEGNKKIYILDDKIWDSIKDPNIYHKIITGCCIPNIQIMPNNNNITSFKSLNFPNTTNQFTVMTWNILAEIYGTVEAFSHCDPYMLSWSYRKTKIIQEILNHRPDIVCLQEIQNEHFLEFFKPCLNQYEYQGVYKQKTKEIFTSPSGKHKGGKYTIDGCAIFYNKKKFKFVEIYALEFSKLIKEGSVISLPKEVQKNPALSKGLLKDNIALVLLLEYVQNNKTYEAENYENEKDKKKMVIVANTHIIANPEATYVKIWQTQILVKVIEYLKINFIQKYEIIPSMIICGDFNSTPNSAVYQLLYKKKCCRTHNDLNSDEHGLLEYLPMSHNLNLKSAYAISNFLSQTISSEESINNIIINNTIDLDRFEPAFTNYTSNFIGCLDYIFYNDEDLNIISTVNIPDENQLIQESQVYHLPTSALPSPIRSSDHFPLVAKFEFKFL is encoded by the exons atggaGAATTTCTCTAAAAAGTTTTTCCcttctttatataaaaaaaataaaggtaACGAAATCCAAataagtaataataaaagcgAAGACACAAGTCCaaaggaaaataatgatatatataataataatagtccCGCAAAAATAAACGAAGAAAATATACTGAATTattctaataataatatatcaaatgatatagaatataattataatacaaatgaaaaatataatctaCCACGTCAAGGAATTGGAACAACCGAATTAGTAACTACAGATACTCCTTCGTTtcaaaaaacaaatgaagaTGCTACTGACTTAACAGGGAATTGtaaaagggaaaaaaatatgactAATTTAGAAAGGtcgaaaaataataacactACTGATGATGCTAGTAAAGATTTATCTAAAAGTGATGATACCTTAATTAATGATTctaaaaatcgaaaaaataaaaaagataatattACTGAAGTAAACAAATTGAACGATATAAATTCAAAACATGATGAGAAGGAAGTAAACGAAGAAGACACACAAAATTTGGATGTTCGtgataaaaatcaaaaagtTATAGAATCACAACGAAATCAAGgcaacaaaaaaaacaacatcAATGAAGACAAACATGATGaaggaaatgaaaaaatggaaaatgagaaaaaaaaaactaataaagaaaaaataaaaaatatggataaagatataaagGAAGAAAATTCAAACGGTTATAATATGGATGACAGAAATATTAGTATAAATGGGGAATATgttgaaaatatgaacaattcagaaaatattaatattaaaaaagtgcaaaaaaaaataaaggttaaaaaaattgaaataaatcaaaataaaaaagaaataggTTTTACTAAACAAGGTGAAGTATATCAAGTAATAGAagtaaaagaagaaaatgatgcAAATGTATGTAACCCAATAAGTAACGATATAAATAGTGGCATTATGTTGAATGCAagtgataaaataattagaaatgaaaataatattggaAATAAATCTCCTAATATTCCTatgaatacaaaaaatcaaaacataattttcaaCAATCTTAATAAtgatcatataaatatgaaattaacgcaaaataaaaataatgtaacaTATTACTACTCAGGGAATAATAATCAGAACCCCTACCTAATCGAAATTAATAATCCTAATAAAAACCTTAATGAATTTGAAAgtaatgcatataaattagGTAACAATACTATCGATACAAACGAATGTAACAATGCCAAAACAAAACTTCAAACTATATATGCatctaataatataaatacaaatttattgaATGATAATATGTTAAAACATGAAGGGATAGAAGAaacatatatgaataatataaattataataattatccaagtaatggaaatataaatattatagatACCCATGAAAATGTATCCACTATCTTAACAACAGATAATAATGCTCATAATTATAATCCCAATTATTACacaaatatgtttaatgATTTGAATTATGGATCAagattaaataataattatatatcacAAAATAGTAATGATGAAACTGCAATAAATGATGCAGATTCTTATAATAACTTTCCTTTTatgaatacaaaaataagaaCTTCAGTTAGTAGTACATTATCAAATGGTCAAAGAAGTagcataattaaaaatagatataattgtattgttgataataaaaataatccaaattttggtaatgaattttttgtatataataatataaataatacatataaagaTCCAGTTTCCAACAATGACAATCTTTCGAATCCTAATACTTCACATTATTCTGCTCagaattttgaaaattttccaATTGGAATGAATgcaaatgataataatatgcatacatcTGGTGTTCTAACTAATTCCTATTCATACATGAATCCATTTAATGCTGATAATTTATCTACATCTAAAAATTTAGaccattttattaattcgaATATCTCAATGTttaatggaaatatatcAGATAATATGCCAAACAGATTCATAAATCAACCCAACTTAAATTTTCCCAATTtcaatgaaaaagaaagaaacTCAAATCAGCATACAAGTGACGAATTtgtaaatgatataaattataatgacTATGACATATATTCTGCATCTTCAAATTATGCCCACAATGCTtctcaaaataataactcGTACACTTACGGAATGAACAATATTTCAAACAATTCAAGACCCTCCTTCTTTCCCaattataatacaaattttaacaATGAAAGAACCTCgtttttgaataaaaacACAACTgcaaattttgtttttaataatataaaaagaagtgataatattaatgatatatcagatgaaaaaaataaacttttAGATGTATTGAATTCAGCAAGAtctactattattatagaaAATGGTATTACCGATAATAATCAGTTGATTCCATCATTTGATATGCCTACCCATAACATAGAAACGAATGAAAATTGTGCAGAAAAAACGAAATCAGGATctatatttgataaaaaagaggattcaaaaaaaaatatacacacaGTTAAGATTAAAAAGGTTAATGCAGCAAATTTGGGAGGccaaaatatggaaaatgataaagatGGAAAAAACggagaagaaaaaaatgattgcAGCAAACAGAGCAAAGGTTCCCTTTTCGATATtgttaaaaagaaaaaatacgTTGCAGAAATAATTAGATGCGAATTAATATGGGGACcagcaaaaaataaagaaccCATAACTCCAGTAGAAAATTGTGAATTACATCCAGTAgtaattataaaagatgaattaggaaatttatatgatgatgatgaagataatgaaaataatccAATCGGAAAAAcagttaatatattttatagatGGAGTAGAGGTCCTCCAAGAAcagtttgtttttttcatccTCAAAAAATAGGACATATACAATGTACATTAACATTTCGTTGTTTCTGTTCATATGAATGTTTTATGAAAGGATTTGAGCatgtacataaatattacaaaaGTAATGGttctataaatataccatcccattttaatttacatACTTATGGTGTATCCTGTTCCTCATTTGATTGGGAAAATTATGATGGGAATATTGAATTTGATCAAACTCATTATAATGGTCTAATTAACTCTGGATTAGTAAATATATCAGGAAAAGAAAATTGGAAAGTTATTCATAATGAACGAAATTACATTCCTAGTTTAAAAGATGTAGGTCATCAAATAATGTTAGAAACAATGATTCTTGACAAAAGGGCTATTACATATAGTTCGAAAAGTAACTCTTCGGATTGTTGTGAGGATGAAGATTATCAAAATTCAGATCAAGAAgaatcatataataaatccAACATTGATAACCTTAAAATGgatgaaaattttgattCTAAATATGCTCAAAGCAGTACCAATCAAGACAGTGAAACTGAAAAcccacaaaaaaataatgaaaaaaagttaaacgATTTTAATGCAGGTTCTATAGATAATTCTGACATAGCCAAAGTAGATAAAGGGGATCAAACTAGCACTTCACACAGCAGCCCGACAcgaaataacaaaatacgTGAAACCAATAGTGCCGACCTTAACATTTCAAATGTTGATTCACAAGTTAGTAGTACAATAGATACAACTGAATCTAGCGAAAAAGAACCCATTGCAGAAAAAACATTAGATtcagatgaaaataaaacgaTACCTATAACTACACAAAATGAACTAGCCattaaaaatgcaaaaaatcaaataactCCCGAAGACAATGCCAAAAATAAGAGAAACCAAATtgtaagtaaaaaaaaagatgaggaaggaaataaaaaaatatacatattagaTGATAAAATTTGGGATAGTATAAAAGatccaaatatatatcataaaataataactgGATGTTGTATACCTAATATTCAGATAATgccaaataataataatataacatcTTTTAAAAGTTTAAATTTTCCAAATACTACTAACCAATTTACTGTTATGACTTGGAATATATTAGCTGAAATTTATGGAACTGTTGAAGCCTTCTCTCATTGTGATCCATATATGCTTTCATGGTCCTATAGAAAgacaaaaattattcaaGAGATTCTTAACCACCGCCCAGACATTGTATGCTTGCAG GAGATACAAAACGAGCACTTCCTCGAGTTTTTCAAACCATGCCTGAACCAGTACGAATACCAAGGTGTGTATAAACAAAAGACAAAAGAGATTTTTACTTCGCCTTCTGGAAAACATAAAGGAGGTAAATATACTATAGATGGATGtgcaatattttataacaagaaaaaattcaaatttgttgaaatatatgcattagaATTTAGTAAACTGATAAAGGAAGGATCCGTAATTTCTCTTCCAAAAGAAGTTCAAAAAAATCCAGCATTATCAAAAGGATTattaaaagataatataGCATTGGTATTGCTACTTGAGTATGTAcaaaataacaaaacaTATGAAGctgaaaattatgaaaatgagAAAGATAAGAAAAAGATGGTGATTGTAGCCAATACACATATTATTGCCAATCCGGAAGCAACTTATGTTAAAATATGGCAAACACAAATATTAGTAAAAGTtatagaatatttaaaaataaattttatacaaaaatatgaaataattcCAAGTATGATTATTTGCGGCGATTTTAATAGTACACCCAATAGTGCAGTATatcaattattatataaaaaaaaatgttgtcGGACCCATAATGACTTAAATTCAGATGAGCATGGCTTATTAGAATATCTTCCTATGTCTCATAATTTAAATCTTAAATCTGCATATGctatttcaaattttttatcacaaACAATAAGTTCAGAAGaatcaataaataatatcattattaataacaCAATTGATTTGGATCGATTTGAACCCGCATTTACAAATTACActtcaaattttatagGATGTCtagattatattttttataacgatgaagatttaaatattatatcaaCTGTAAATATACCAGATGAAAATCAACTAATACAAGAATCACAAGTTTATCATTTGCCTACTTCTGCTTTACCAAGTCCAATTAGATCATCCGATCATTTTCCATTAGTTGCAAAATttgaatttaaatttttataa
- a CDS encoding 40S ribosomal protein S24, putative (pfam_scan;Pfam:PF01282.15; E()=1.5E-29;score=101.6;query 25-102;description=Ribosomal_S24e;~iprscan;InterPro:IPR018098 : Ribosomal S24e conserved site;Prosite:PS00529; score=1.0;query 65-87;description=Ribosomal S24e conserved site;~iprscan;InterPro:IPR001976 : Ribosomal protein S24e;Pfam:PF01282; score=1.3E-29;query 25-102;description=Ribosomal protein S24e;~iprscan;InterPro:IPR012678 : Ribosomal protein L23/L15e, core;Superfamily:SSF54189; score=5.4E-31;query 5-102;description=Ribosomal protein L23/L15e core domain superfamily), with the protein MADQFTVRVKKYMNNPLLRRKQFALEILHPNKGTISKKDVKERLAKMYKLNNVNTIVLFGFKALFGGGRTKGFGLIYNSVDAVKRFEKKYRQIREGLITKENKPGRRAAKELKNRRKKVRGTAKTKVSGGKKK; encoded by the exons atggCAGATCAATTTACAGTTcgagtaaaaaaatatatgaataatccCTTGTTAAGAAGAAAACAATTTGCTTTAGAAATTTTACATCCAAATAAAGGGACTATATCAAAAAAGGATGTTAAAGAAAGATTAgcaaaaatgtataaattaaataatgtaaatacAATCGTATTATTCGGATTTAAAGCTTTATTTGGAGGTGGAAGAACTAAAGGGTTTGgtttaatttataacaGTGTTGATGCTGTTAAAAGGTTTGAAAAGAAATACAGGCAAATACGAGAAGGCTTAATAACAAAGGAAAACAAGCCAGGAAGAAGAGCAGCCAAGGAATTGAAAAACAGAAGGAAAAAG GTCCGAGGTACAGCAAAGACAAAAGTTTCTGgaggaaagaaaaaataa